One part of the Lycium ferocissimum isolate CSIRO_LF1 chromosome 8, AGI_CSIRO_Lferr_CH_V1, whole genome shotgun sequence genome encodes these proteins:
- the LOC132067190 gene encoding chloroplast sensor kinase, chloroplastic, with translation MLLSAFLPQNPLSNRTPPHHAPTPTLLFYKAAAAVHASTLRVPPVALATSSTTLRHVSGTCSDDGDDAGEGMVVSASAVVAAIRNASTSPVEFVQRIEKDEGKNRGLVLPSADFHRLCIEQLELFRRIVHPDSVLSVYVRPAGSYVMDRLELRRITLHPHANATDLVILIGNFSIPAGLRIAEAALSRKEAELLPELGAVVFPMVKHPFIVGFLVAELPRTTWDKGGLNVKEWPAQEEIFSLPPSTHLKSLNVQTSSDHSFEMLKFTAEQRLNAININRSLAMAYVMDQKAILLQQSTWQNNIRMSNLVEQIRGSLSSIRTLSKMLSVQIRKSEISYDIVQDILEQGDCLSDTLKGLQDAVSLTKANIMRYSEETLKRMPKSTHPGHESVRSQLSNNLSEKLESLSSKSKDLEMPMPPLALAPLRQEGIRPCNVSDVLVDLVGAMAPLANEQRRAVLLSEVPRSLQVPVEEPALRQALGNLIEGALLRIQAGGKVEIVATGAPAGGALIIIDDDGLDMHYMTQMHSLAPFGADLFSEDKVEDNMTWNFVAGLTVSREILESYGCVVRLISPRVTDAAIGTGGTRIELWFPSLSASSVVNDPSHEV, from the exons ATGCTGCTCTCTGCATTTCTTCCGCAAAATCCATTATCCAATcgcaccccaccccaccacgCCCCTACTCCTACCCTCCTCTTCTACAAAGCAGCAGCAGCAGTTCACGCTTCTACACTGAGAGTACCACCAGTCGCTCTCGCTACCTCCTCTACTACTCTCCGTCACGTGAGCGGCACGTGCTCCGATGATGGCGACGACGCCGGTGAAGGCATGGTTGTGTCAGCGTCAGCTGTTGTTGCGGCGATACGGAATGCTTCCACGTCACCAGTGGAGTTCGTACAGAGGATTGAGAAAGATGAGGGGAAGAATAGAGGTTTAGTATTACCCAGTGCTGATTTCCACAGACTTTGCATTGAACAATTGGAACTATTTCGACGTATTGTCCATCCTGACTCCGTTCTTTCC GTTTATGTAAGACCAGCTGGCAGCTATGTAATGGACCGCCTAGAGTTGCGGCGGATTACTTTACATCCACATGCTAATGCAACAGATCTTGTGATTCTAATTGGTAACTTTAGCATTCCAGCAGGCTTAAGAATTGCCGAAGCAGCTCTTTCGAGGAAAGAG GCAGAGTTACTTCCCGAGCTTGGAGCTGTGGTGTTCCCTATGGTGAAGCACCCGTTTATTGTTGGGTTTTTAGTTGCGGAACTCCCAAGAACTACATGGGATAAGGGAGGGCTTAATGTGAAAGAATGGCCTGCTCAAGAGGAGATTTTTTCTTTGCCTCCTAGCACACATTTGAAATCATTGAATGTCCAAACTTCAAGCGACCACTCCTTTGAGATGTTAAAATTTACAGCCGAGCAAAGATTAAATGCAATAAATATTAACCGTTCACTTGCAATGGCTTATGTCATGGATCAG AAAGCAATTCTGCTCCAACAGTCCACCTGGCAAAATAATATCAGGATGAGCAATTTGGTTGAGCAA ATTCGGGGTTCTCTTTCCAGTATTCGAACTTTGAGTAAGATGTTATCTGTTCAGATTAGAAAGAGTGAG ATTTCATATGACATTGTTCAAGACATTTTGGAGCAAGGTGATTGCTTGAGTGACACTCTTAAGGGACTCCAGGATGCTGTTTCTTTAACAAAG GCTAATATAATGCGCTATAGTGAAGAAACATTGAAAAGGATGCCTAAATCAACTCATCCTGGTCATGAGTCAGTGAGGTCACAGTTATCCAATAACTTATCTGAGAAGCTAGAATCTCTCTCTTCAAAATCCAAGGATCTAGAAATGCCAATGCCACCTCTTGCTCTTGCACCTTTACGCCAGGAAGGAATCAG ACCATGCAATGTTTCTGATGTACTGGTTGATTTGGTGGGGGCAATGGCGCCTTTAGCAAACGAGCAGCGGAGAGCCGTTTTACTTTCTGAGGTTCCAAGATCTTTACAAGTACCTGTAGAAGAGCCTGCTCTACGACAGGCATTGGGTAATTTAATCGAGGGTGCTTTATTGCGTATACAAGCTGGTGGGAAGGTTGAAATTGTTGCCACTGGAGCACCTGCAGGGGGCGCTCTTATTATAATTGATGATGATGGCCTTGATATGCACTATATG acACAGATGCACTCTCTAGCACCTTTTGGGGCAGATCTGTTTTCTGAAGATAAGGTAGAGGACAACATGACATGGAACTTTGTGGCTGGGCTAACTGTTTCTCGAGAAATATTGGAGAGTTATGGATGTGTTGTGCGGTTGATCTCACCACGAGTAACGGATGCTGCAATTGGAACTGGAGGAACCCGAATAGAACTCTGGTTTCCCTCTTTATCTGCTTCATCTGTCGTAAATGACCCTTCTCATGAGGTTTAA
- the LOC132067192 gene encoding GDSL esterase/lipase At3g26430-like isoform X1: protein MVKFTEILILLLCSVPTQVLCLSSCNFPAIFNFGDSNSDTGGLSAAFGQAPYPHGETFFHAPAGRFSDGRLVIDFFAEALDLPYLSAFLDSIGSNFSHGANFATAGSTIRPQNTTMAQSGYSPISLDVQGVQFSDFHSRSQIIRQKGTHFSEQSSSRVYINMALSCHRLKVLFFCTGNIFGQLLPKEEDFSQALYTFDIGQNDLTAGYKLNMSTEQVKAYVPDLLSQLSNVVKKIYAKGGRSFWIHNTGPVGCLPYVMDRFFITAAQIDKYGCANPFNEVAKYFNLQLKETVAQLRKELPLAAITYVDVYFVKYSLIGHAKKLGFENPFLACCGHGGKYNYNRFIKCGSKKVVNGKEVVIAQSCKDPSVRVSWDGTHFTEAANKWIFDQIVNGSFSDPPIPLSLACNRVNH from the exons ATGGTAAAATTCACAGAGATCTTGATACTATTATTGTGTTCAGTGCCAACCCAAGTACTATGTCTTAGCAGTTGCAATTTTCCAGCCATTTTCAATTTTGGTGACTCAAATTCAGATACAGGTGGTCTTTCAGCAGCATTCGGACAAGCTCCTTATCCACATGGTGAAACCTTTTTTCATGCCCCTGCTGGTCGCTTCTCCGATGGACGTCTTGTCATTGATTTCTTCG CTGAAGCCTTAGATTTGCCTTATCTTAGCGCGTTTCTTGATTCGATTGGTTCCAACTTCAGCCATGGGGCTAATTTTGCCACAGCTGGATCAACAATTAGACCTCAAAACACAACCATGGCTCAGAGTGGATATAGTCCAATTTCATTGGATGTACAGGGTGTTCAGTTCTCAGATTTTCATTCCAGATCCCAGATAATTCGCCAGAAAGGTACTCATTTTAGTGAGCAAAGCAGTAGCAGAGTGTACATTAATATGGCTCTATCTTGTCACAGGCTAAAGGTTTTGTTTTTCTGCACAGGAAATATCTTTGGTCAATTGTTGCCAAAGGAGGAAGATTTTTCTCAAGCATTGTACACCTTTGATATAGGCCAAAATGATCTCACTGCTGGTTACAAGCTTAATATGTCCACTGAGCAAGTAAAGGCTTATGTTCCTGATTTACTCTCTCAGTTATCCAATGTTGTAAAG AAAATATATGCAAAAGGTGGAAGATCATTTTGGATTCACAACACTGGACCAGTAGGTTGCTTGCCATATGTAATGGACCGTTTTTTTATCACAGCAGCACAAATCGATAAGTATGGCTGTGCTAATCCCTTCAATGAAGTGGCAAAGTATTTCAACCTTCAGTTAAAGGAAACAGTTGCTCAGCTAAGAAAAGAACTTCCTTTAGCTGCAATAACTTATGTTGATGTCTACTTCGTTAAATACTCGCTCATCGGTCATGCAAAGAAGCTAG GATTTGAGAACCCATTCCTAGCTTGTTGTGGTCATGGTGGAAAGTACAACTACAACAGATTCATCAAATGTGGGAGTAAGAAAGTGGTGAATGGAAAGGAGGTCGTGATCGCCCAGTCTTGCAAAGATCCATCAGTTCGAGTTAGTTGGGATGGAACTCACTTCACTGAAGCAGCCAATAAGTGGATATTTGATCAAATTGTTAACGGCTCGTTCTCAGACCCTCCAATCCCTTTGAGTTTGGCTTGCAACAGAGTTAACCATTGA
- the LOC132067192 gene encoding GDSL esterase/lipase At3g26430-like isoform X2, producing MVKFTEILILLLCSVPTQVLCLSSCNFPAIFNFGDSNSDTGGLSAAFGQAPYPHGETFFHAPAGRFSDGRLVIDFFAEALDLPYLSAFLDSIGSNFSHGANFATAGSTIRPQNTTMAQSGYSPISLDVQGVQFSDFHSRSQIIRQKGNIFGQLLPKEEDFSQALYTFDIGQNDLTAGYKLNMSTEQVKAYVPDLLSQLSNVVKKIYAKGGRSFWIHNTGPVGCLPYVMDRFFITAAQIDKYGCANPFNEVAKYFNLQLKETVAQLRKELPLAAITYVDVYFVKYSLIGHAKKLGFENPFLACCGHGGKYNYNRFIKCGSKKVVNGKEVVIAQSCKDPSVRVSWDGTHFTEAANKWIFDQIVNGSFSDPPIPLSLACNRVNH from the exons ATGGTAAAATTCACAGAGATCTTGATACTATTATTGTGTTCAGTGCCAACCCAAGTACTATGTCTTAGCAGTTGCAATTTTCCAGCCATTTTCAATTTTGGTGACTCAAATTCAGATACAGGTGGTCTTTCAGCAGCATTCGGACAAGCTCCTTATCCACATGGTGAAACCTTTTTTCATGCCCCTGCTGGTCGCTTCTCCGATGGACGTCTTGTCATTGATTTCTTCG CTGAAGCCTTAGATTTGCCTTATCTTAGCGCGTTTCTTGATTCGATTGGTTCCAACTTCAGCCATGGGGCTAATTTTGCCACAGCTGGATCAACAATTAGACCTCAAAACACAACCATGGCTCAGAGTGGATATAGTCCAATTTCATTGGATGTACAGGGTGTTCAGTTCTCAGATTTTCATTCCAGATCCCAGATAATTCGCCAGAAAG GAAATATCTTTGGTCAATTGTTGCCAAAGGAGGAAGATTTTTCTCAAGCATTGTACACCTTTGATATAGGCCAAAATGATCTCACTGCTGGTTACAAGCTTAATATGTCCACTGAGCAAGTAAAGGCTTATGTTCCTGATTTACTCTCTCAGTTATCCAATGTTGTAAAG AAAATATATGCAAAAGGTGGAAGATCATTTTGGATTCACAACACTGGACCAGTAGGTTGCTTGCCATATGTAATGGACCGTTTTTTTATCACAGCAGCACAAATCGATAAGTATGGCTGTGCTAATCCCTTCAATGAAGTGGCAAAGTATTTCAACCTTCAGTTAAAGGAAACAGTTGCTCAGCTAAGAAAAGAACTTCCTTTAGCTGCAATAACTTATGTTGATGTCTACTTCGTTAAATACTCGCTCATCGGTCATGCAAAGAAGCTAG GATTTGAGAACCCATTCCTAGCTTGTTGTGGTCATGGTGGAAAGTACAACTACAACAGATTCATCAAATGTGGGAGTAAGAAAGTGGTGAATGGAAAGGAGGTCGTGATCGCCCAGTCTTGCAAAGATCCATCAGTTCGAGTTAGTTGGGATGGAACTCACTTCACTGAAGCAGCCAATAAGTGGATATTTGATCAAATTGTTAACGGCTCGTTCTCAGACCCTCCAATCCCTTTGAGTTTGGCTTGCAACAGAGTTAACCATTGA